In Scylla paramamosain isolate STU-SP2022 chromosome 8, ASM3559412v1, whole genome shotgun sequence, the sequence atttatacacttatccaTTATATctgtttcatagtttcttctctccattcttattatctcaacgtacttatttctagcatcaatatattcctcccatctggtctaagttttcctcttcttctatctaTTCCAAGTATTTAGCTTACgatttctagcctctttgcattttgtactgacccattctttaccctttctacaatttactcctcctctagatacaaatttctccacagcagaattatacATCCTTATAAATTCGTCCCATTTTTCCCGAACATCTTCTGCGTCTTCAAAGTTTTTCCAATCCACggcaaaaaaatattttcttaatttttcaaagtcagctttactatatttaaatcttttcatcagtgattacatttttatttttcaagataAATTCCATcgacacatgatcacttttacctagaggtCTATCATAGAgcatagtttcaataatttccatgtccttggtaaacactaaatcaagtcttaaTGGTTTATCAtttccactaaatctggtaagagagagagagagagagagagagagagagagagagagagagagagagagagagagagagagagagagagagagagagagagagagagagagagagagagagagagagagagagagagagagagagagagagagagagagagagaaatatttgtgCTTAATGTACTACTGCTTCAACTCCACAGTTTTGGGCCTAGGCTTACAGGCCTAGGCATCTGTATTATGGCTGCATTAGATGCagggtaattattattattattattattttttttttttttcaagaaaaaagtgCATCTCATGCGCAGGGCAAATACAGTAATATTTTTAATGTTCCTGGATTTAAGAAAACCACATGACTGAAAAGATAAGGAGGGATTAGGGATTCTTTTGAGATTGCAATGGGTTTGTGGTATATTgttcaagaattttttttatataaacaacAGTACAGCAAGTGACTGTGTGGAAACTAACATGAAGAAATAATTTCCTGTTCAAATAGTGTTATGACAAGGATGTGTGATGCAATCTTTGTTGTTTAATGCTTAAATGAATATTGCTGTAAGGGATGcaaatgtgaaaatatgaagCAGAAGTTTGCATCTGATGAAAGATGATGCTGGAGAGTGGAATTTGAGTCAGCTGCTATTTGGCAGTAATGATAGATTTATTGTAGATTTAGAGGAGACATTCAGACAGCTGATAAAGGAGTgtaaatttttttcccttttgtttgcattttttttaaatatacaaATTTAAAATCAAACTGGCTTTAAGAAAACCAACAATTTATAGTGAAGATATGCCAGTAAgttaaaaatgtcaaaaacatctatcatttcaagTAAAATCTGATTTCTCTCCTGAAATGGCACTCTATAATACAACCTTTCAAGTTAACTACAAGGTTTCACAAGAAACTATACCTGAATATATGTAGTATTAATAATTTTACTTATAAaatagatgggaaggaaaatgtAGTGAAATGTAGTGCAATGCATTAGATGAAGAAACCAACAATTAGTCAAGTTATGTTCCTAGTTTCTTACCCAATCCTAAAGCTGTTCCAGTAAATCTCGTCATTATGAAAAAGGGCTGAGTGTCAACCCTCACATACTCCACACGTGCACAATGCTTCAGAGCAAAAGGCAAAGTCCAAAGGGGATCCATTCCTTTGGATAGCAATAACGTATAGATTGATACTGCAGATGTGATGAGGAATGCTGCCATGAGTACAGCTTTTAACTTGTTATATCTCACTATCCCCGGACTGTTCCATGCAAAATTACCAACAACAagtcctgaaaaaaataaataataataaataaaaaaaattaatatattatatatatatatatatatatatatatatatatatatatatatatatatatatatatatatatatatatatatataacttaaaaATCCAATCTATTTAAAAACTTGAGTAAGAATAAGATTCCTACATATACATAGAagatttatttcatcatataacTTACAAGGTACTTTAAGTATTCATTATGAGTAAAAAGATGTGGAATACTGAGTGGAAGATGAGCAATGTGCCATGAGGAAGTATTAATACTGTGTTCTTCCTTGTCCCATAAATCaaaaatattttttacattgtgtaaattatttcttttctaatcACTGGATTACCAAATCAGTACAAAAAATCCTAAATTGAAATTGCAACTTGAAAATTTATAATGTGAAAATTCATAATTCACATGTAATATTCTGCAAGATGTACTTTTACAGAGGTGCATAGCATGAACAGTACTGAATATCTGGCAAGAAAACTTACCCATAAATATTCCTAAGATGTTTTGATGAATAAAATGAGCTTGTATATAAAGCCTTGAGATGCAAATAACTCCTATCCACAGGAAATAGATAAAGTACAGGGAAGCAGCTACCACAGTCTTTTTACACTTGCTGAAAGAGAAATAATTCTTGAAACGGATTTCATCAGTGGACTTCCTTGAATATATGAAGCACTGAAAGAGTAAGGAAAACTGCATCAAAGCATAGTGAAGAATGATAAAGTTATTAAAAGATGCTACATGCTCACCTTCAGTATATCTACACAAGTTCATCACCTTTCATTTGTAATTccactgtattttttttgtgatttttcacTTTGAAGGttgtaaaaatttcaaaatagcTAGAGAGCTCACAAAATGTGATGAGTAAAAAATAAGGCCTCTATCATTATTGGTAAAGCTGGAAGTAGATTTATTAGAGAAACCTAATCATGATGGTGCACCTGTGAGCCATCTTACAGGAAACTGCAATGGAAATTATCACTTTGAATTACTTGAAAAATTAATCACTCATTATTTGAAAAGTTAAAATGGCATCCCAAAAATTAACAAGAAATAGAATGGCATTGCATACagcaaaaattttaaaaatatatcCTTGTATTGATTAAATAGGAatgacaatgaagaaaagaaagtatgctacaaaatagttaaataatcattaaaaaaaaaaaataataataataaataaataaataaaaaaatcaagtgaAATACCACAAACTGAATATGGAAAACAAATGTAAATAGTATTCAGGGAGATGGCTGCATAGATTTGTGAAGCCTTATGGTATAAAATTCAGGGATATCTGTAGTGAAACAATTTTTGCTACAGTAGCAGAACATTATTACATTGGCGAATTTGCTTTGGTAGTATCTGGTAGAAGCACCATAACAAATTTTCAATGTTCTACTGGATGCAGAAGCAGTTACATCAgctgattttcttcttcctctcatctctattctgtccacctctctaatgcgagagttaatcagtattctcaatcacttatccctttctccggtaaactctggaactccctgcctgcttctgacttccttcttcctatggcttgaactctttcaggagggaggttttaacACATTTATCCTCTGTTTTCTGATCATTCTATGTGCCTTCTCTATGGGAGCTGGCATGAAGTgggactttttatttttattatttatttatttatttatttttttttttgccaagacCAGAAGACAAGAGCAATGGGAGGGCACACTGCCACTCATTATGGGAGACATATCAAAACTAAACCTTTTCCTAAAAAAATTAGTGGTTTTGCATTATTAGTAATTTTTAAGCCAAGGTATGAagtattttcatctatttatataaGCATTAAACTTTGAGAGGATATTGGAGTAAGACATTTGTGGAAGCAAGAATGACAATGTTTTAAGGAATTACTGCACTTTGTTTTGTATTATGTGTGACACAGAAATACCATGTGTAAAGCTTCAGCTCTAAATACAATACTGTGATAGATTTCAtttaaaagtaaaacaagatTAAATTATAATGATATCCATGCTCACCTTATACTTTTCCACTTCCAGATAAACTCAGTAGATATACCTCTTGTGATCACATAAAACATAGCCACATTCATCATGAGATGACCTGATGGAGTGCCTGGACCAGCTTCACATGTATTGGGAAACTTTCGTAGCTGTGGGCGAGTTTCATCAGTGTACAAAGAAGTCTCACCAATCCACCAGTAAGGCCGGTCCCCAACAAACATCCTGTTGACAATTAAGGAAGTAGTACTAATTTTTCTTAAGTCtaattacatacataaatactacTTCAAAGTAGAGATGTATTGGATATCAGAATTCAGAGACCCACAGGCGCAGATGTGCATGCAGATGCCATATGTACACATTTTGCAGATGCAGAAGCAGACAAGAATATCAGTTTCAACCAGATATCAGATGCAGATGCAAATGTGGATATCAAATTATGACATCTTCACAGATGCAGATGCAGATGAGGATGcgttcaggattttggtatgaAATCACTATTTAGCAACAATTATTGGCAGATGGCTGCTGCAATAAGTTCTCAGCACTGCTAGCTTATattttttagctttatttttgtatcattacaCATTATAAAGTTAAGATCCAgacctgtgaaaaaaaatacaaaaaaatttttGATTAAAAGATTTCTAACAAAACTACAGAATCTTGAATCATGAAATGTAGAAGTAAAATATGTACCCATATGGAAAGTTTATATCACTCAGTAAAGtgtagttctctttctttctaaacTTTGGAAgcaaaatattttaaaaattaAATATGTATTACTCTCTTCCCACTGTTCCTATGGACACAAAATATACCCCACAATGTGTCTcctttaagtaaggaacatacATCTTTTTATCAGGTAAAAATATTAAGATTGAAGATTTCTTCAATTTTTCGTTTCAAATCCAgatctgaaataaataaataaataaaacaaaaattgtgattaaaaaaaaattatatgaaaactACGGAATTTTGAATCATGAAATGTAGAGGTAAAATATGTATTTAAAAAGTAAAgtgtagttttctttctttctaagcTTTGTTCAGAAGGgaaatattttaaaatttaGATATCATTGCCTTCCCACTGCTCCTATCAACATAAAATATACCAACAAAGTGGCTCCTTTAAGCAAGGAACATGCATATCTTGTTGGGTAAAAATTTtgagattaattttttttcacttttttgttaaggaaaaatacacaaatttcACTATTAAAAATTTTCTCTCAAAATTATGGAATTTTGAATCTTGAAATGTAGAAATAAAATCTGTATACAGAAAGTTTATATAACTCAGTAAAgtgtagttttctttctttctaaagATTGCTTTAGAAGTAAAATATTTTCAAAGTTAAATATTATTGTCTTCCCACCACTCCTATGAACACAAAACATACCTGTAATGTGTCTATAAGCAAAGAAGATACATCTATtatcaggtaaaaaaaatttGATTGAAAATTTTATCCCTTCTTTTGGCCTTCTGCAAATCTCTTTGAGTTCAAAGTCCAGATTATGAAAAGGAAACTAGATGCACATGACTACAACCTTTGACAGGGTTCCTTAGTTTGCTTGGCCTTAACTGTGTACATGcctcagttgtgtgtgtgtgtgtgtgtgtgtgtgtgtgtgtgtgtgtgtgtgtgtgtgtgtgtgtgtgtgtgtgtgtgtgtgtgtgtgtgtgtgtatgtgtgtgtgtgtgtgtgtaacatgaCTCTAGAAAAGGTCTACTCTACATCCTGAGGGCTAATAAGGGAAggtataataaaaatatgatgatgatgatgatgatgatgatgatgatgatgatgatgatggtgatgccaatgatgatgatggtgatggtaatgatgatgatgataataacaataataataatagtaataataataacaataatgataataataataataataataataataataataataataataatagtaataataataataataataataataataataataataataataataataataataataataaaaacaacattattatcattactataaaaacaataaaatgcaaatTAACATTGATATAATAAAAATTTTCAGTTGCATAAGAGGTATATGACTAATCCTTGTAGAAGCTCACCATTTCAACAGCAAGTTGGACCACTCCACAAGTATGGCTGCCCAAAGGGTACGTGCTCCTAATTCATTGTGTAGGCCagcaaggagagggaagaagaatgtgaaagCTTCCCTGTTGTCCCCCAATACTGAGGCTTGAACTACCCATGATTCATAGGGCTCCAGGCTGAAAAGAGTTTAGTCAAAGTACAGTTCATTTTACAAGATCAGTTACCCTTTTTCACACCCATGAAATACCACTGATGGGGTGGCATGCTTTGTGTAATGAatataagaatgaataaatCTTCAGTTAACTAAATAGTAGAACCTAGAGTCAAATGCTGACAGTCAGAATGACCTCTCCATTgtgttcattaaaaaaaatatatgctatCAAAATGAAATACATGAACAATGGGTTGGGTAAGTAATATATGGTTAGAAGAGGAATAATTGTTCTACATAGACTGCCTAGtccatgtatgtatttttcaaTCAATATTTTCTATTATCCTTGACAAATCTCTACATCAGGGTCGATCTTGCAATTTCATTCCTCAGTTGGTTCCATAAGTTAGCTTACTGCCACTGCCTTTACATACCTAGTGAAACATGAAAGCAACAAAAGCAGAAAACTTTAATGTCCATAGTAAGTGGCTGCATATTTATGCTATGAGGAAGTtgtaaaaataaagatacagaTAAGTAAAAAttcttaccatttttttttttttttttatgttactcATGTTATAAAATTATGGATACACTCCAGTATAAATTCTTACTATCTCAGGCTTCACATTACTGTTAAGAAGTCACACAAAAAGTTGAAATACAGTTACATAttaaaagcctttgatagagtctggcacaaagctttgatttccaaactaccctcctacggtttctatccttctctctgtaacttcatctcaagtttcctttctaaccgttctattgctgctgtggtagacggtcactgttcttctcctaaatctattaacagtggtgttcctcagggttctgtcttgtcacccactctcttcttattattcattaatgatcttctaaaccaaacttcttgtcctatccactcctatgctgatgataccaccctgcacttttccacgtcttttcatagacgtccaacccttcaggaggtaaacatatcacgcagggaagccacagaacgcctgacttctgatctttctaaaatttctgattggggcagagcaaacttggtattgtttaatgcctcaaaaactcaattcctccatctatcaactcgacacaaccttccagacaactatcccctcttcttcaatgacactcaactgtccccctcttctacactaaacatcctcggtctgtcctttacttataatctgaactggaaacttcacatctcatctctagctaaaacagcttctattaagttaggtgttctgagacgtctgcaccagtttttctcaccccccagctactaactctgtacaagggccttatccgtccatgtatggagtatgcttcacatgtctggggggttccactcatactgctcttctagacagggtggaatcaaaagcttttcgtctcatcaactcctctcctctaactgactgtcttcagcccctctctcaccgccgcaatgttgcatatctagctgtcttctaccgctattttcatgccaactgctcttctgatcttgctaactgcatgcctcccctccttccacggcctcgctgcacaagactttcttctttctctcacccctattctgtccacctctctaacgcaagagttaaccagtattctcaatcattcatccctttctctggtaaactctggaactccctgcctgcttctgtatttccaccttcctatgacttgaattccttcaagagggaggtttcaagacacttatccaccaatttttgactaccgctttgacccttttatgggactggcatttcagtgggcattttttttactagatttttgttgcccttggccagtatccttcctatatataaaaaaaaaaaaaaaaaaaaaacgttctcaGCATCTCAAATGATTGTTTATTACAGCTGGTATAAGGGAATATGGCTTTTACATACATTTCATCATAACATAAAAGATTAATCAATTTGAACACTTTAACTGCCAATAAGAATATGGCATTTGTTACAGAATtgaagtaacaaaaataaatgtatatgcACAAAACAGAGCTATTCCATCACGCTTTTTGCAGTCAGTGGTGCCATTCAAAATTATAATGTGAACTTGTATCATATTGTTTTACTCTtgggaaaacaaaagcaaagcaAAGGATTAAAGGAATGGCACTCTGGAACCTCTAAATCTGTAATACTCACTGATGTTGTAAAGTTGAGATTAGATCAACACTCTTCAGATGCCACTTGTCACTCACACTGAGGGCTTCTTTGACAATCTCAGCCATGGCCACTCatataat encodes:
- the LOC135102934 gene encoding glucose-6-phosphatase 2-like produces the protein MAEIVKEALSVSDKWHLKSVDLISTLQHHLEPYESWVVQASVLGDNREAFTFFFPLLAGLHNELGARTLWAAILVEWSNLLLKWMFVGDRPYWWIGETSLYTDETRPQLRKFPNTCEAGPGTPSGHLMMNVAMFYVITRGISTEFIWKWKSISKCKKTVVAASLYFIYFLWIGVICISRLYIQAHFIHQNILGIFMGLVVGNFAWNSPGIVRYNKLKAVLMAAFLITSAVSIYTLLLSKGMDPLWTLPFALKHCARVEYVRVDTQPFFIMTRFTGTALGLGLGLSSEKRLVVLNSPRNIIRTILTMKAGVILGKIASLIQASFPADDLVLFLILSLSLSIALPFIIIALLPHFLLTMYYGN